A section of the Oryza sativa Japonica Group chromosome 1, ASM3414082v1 genome encodes:
- the LOC4325477 gene encoding receptor-like protein 4: MQVLLLPLLVAAAVGLARAAATDDPFLSGAPGNHSYNIDCGGAADFVSVFGRRWLADQFFSAGGQAGMVAEPHRFPQPQERTLRFFPPSSAGKSSCYSLPLPPGRYYLRLFSVYDNYDSKLRTPSFDVSAAATLVLSFRSPWPEPASRYGAYSDLIFPSATSPTSDICFYSLSTDAPVVASIEVAPVHPLAYDGATTGADLILVNYGRLTCGNNLFGPGFTNDSDAFSRVWQSDIDFRNNDLNYDAITAGGRKIFGSNQPPNYFPTKLYTSAITTGGDASNEIEYLMPVDTRMSYMVWLHFAEIDAGIGSAGQRVFDVMLAGKNVTRIDIFKQVGGFTAFKWTYIVENLTSSTMSVKLVPVVGRPILCGLENYAMVPLETRTVPNQVAAMKALKDSLKIPARMGWNGDPCAPRTWDAWEGVTCLRKDKGLVITQLDLASQGLKGYITDEISHLTDLVSLNLSYNSLTGSLPPGLGQPSLATLDLSSNQFTGGIPGTIGSSKLQTALLNNNQLDGQVPERLYSIGVHGGVIDLSGNKGLCGVPTLPACALFWEKGGLNRTGKIALGASLGFVLLVTLIVVYILCIRRGPYDYDFEFPQDLTSISAISAKRNRYQRAKSVMLAEMEAHGPDGYYTNGGAH, encoded by the exons ATGCAGgtcctgctgctgccgctgctcgtcgcggcggccgtcggcctcgcgcgcgccgccgccaccgacgaccCCTTCCTCTCCGGCG CGCCGGGGAACCACAGCTACAACATcgactgcggcggcgcggcggacttCGTCTCGGTGTTCGGCCGACGGTGGCTCGCCGACCAGTTCTTCTCCGCCGGGGGGCAGGCGGGCATGGTCGCGGAGCCGCACCGGTTCCCGCAGCCGCAGGAGCGCACGCTCCGCTTCTTCCCGCCATCGTCGGCGGGCAAGTCCAGCTGCTACTCCCTCCCGCTCCCGCCCGGCCGCTACTACCTCCGCCTCTTCTCCGTCTACGACAACTACGACTCCAAGCTCCGCACCCCGTCCTTcgacgtctccgccgccgccacgctcgtcCTCTCCTTCCGCTCCCCGTGGCCCGAGCCGGCATCGCGCTACGGGGCATACTCCGACCTCATCTTCCCCTCCGCCACCTCGCCCACCTCCGACATCTGCTTCTACTCGCTCTCCACCGATGCCCCCGTCGTCGCCTCCATCGAGGTCGCGCCCGTGCACCCGCTCGCCTACGACGGTGCCACCACCGGCGCGGACCTCATCCTCGTCAACTACGGCCGTCTCACCTGCGGGAACAACCTCTTCGGCCCGGGCTTCACCAACGACTCTGACGCCTTCTCCCGGGTCTGGCAGTCCGACATCGATTTCCGGAACAATGACCTCAACTACGACGCCATTACGGCCGGGGGGAGGAAGATTTTCGGCAGCAACCAGCCGCCCAACTACTTCCCCACCAAGCTCTACACGTCGGCgatcaccaccggcggcgatgCCTCCAACGAGATCGAGTACCTCATGCCGGTCGACACCAGGATGTCCTACATGGTCTGGTTGCATTTCGCGGAGATCGATGCTGGCATCGGCTCAGCTGGGCAGAGGGTGTTCGACGTTATGCTTGCCGGGAAGAACGTGACGAGGATTGACATTTTCAAGCAAGTGGGAGGGTTCACCGCGTTCAAGTGGACATACATTGTGGAGAATTTGACGAGCTCCACCATGAGTGTGAAGCTTGTGCCAGTAGTAGGACGGCCGATCCTGTGCGGGCTTGAGAATTATGCAATGGTGCCACTTGAGACGAGGACAGTGCCAAATCAAG TGGCTGCAATGAAGGCATTGAAGGATTCCCTGAAAATTCCAGCAAGGATGGGGTGGAATGGGGATCCATGTGCACCAAGGACATGGGATGCATGGGAGGGAGTCACTTGCCTCCGCAAGGACAAAGGGCTTGTGATCACCCAACT GGATCTTGCAAGTCAAGGACTAAAAGGTTACATCACTGATGAAATAAGTCATCTGACAGACTTGGTAAGCTT GAACTTGAGCTATAATTCTTTGACTGGAAGCTTACCTCCGGGCTTAGGGCAACCTTCACTTGCTACATT GGATCTGTCATCAAACCAGTTTACTGGAGGAATTCCTGGCACCATAGGTTCATCAAAATTACAAACAGC TTTACTGAACAACAATCAACTCGATGGGCAAGTTCCAGAAAGACTTTACTCGATTGGCGTACATGGTGGTGTGATAGA TTTGTCAGGTAATAAAGGCCTTTGCGGGGTGCCTACTTTACCTGCTTGTGCATTATTTTGGGAGAAAGGAGGGCTGAACAGAACTGGTAAAATTGCACTAGGGGCCTCGCTTGGGTTTGTTCTACTTGTCACACTCATAGTGGTCTACATATTGTGCATCAGAAGAGGACCGTACGATTATGATTTTGAGTTCCCCCAAGATTTGACTT CGATATCAGCAATCTCTGCAAAAAGGAATAGGTATCAGAGGGCGAAGTCTGTAATGCTTGCCGAGATGGAGGCGCACGGCCCGGACGGTTATTATACCAACGGGGGCGCTCACTGA
- the LOC4325478 gene encoding large ribosomal subunit protein uL24z, protein MKRNPRVTSSRRKCRKAHFTAPSSVRRVLMSAALSSELRHKYNVRSIPIRKDDEVQVVRGSYKGREGKVVQVYRRRWVIHVERITREKVNGSTVNVGIHPSKVVVTKLKLDKDRKAILDRKARGRAADKAKGKFTADDVAAAAGGAAATGASLQEID, encoded by the coding sequence atgaaGCGCAACCCACGCGTGACGAGCTCCCGGAGGAAGTGCCGCAAGGCGCACTTCACGGCGCCGTCGTCCGTCCGCCGCGTGCTCATGTCGGCGGCGCTGTCGTCGGAGCTCCGCCACAAGTACAACGTGCGGTCCATCCCGATCCGCAAGGACGACGAGGTGCAGGTGGTGAGGGGGAGCTACAAGGGGCGCGAGGGGAAGGTGGTGCAGGTGTACCGCCGTCGCTGGGTCATCCACGTCGAGCGGATCACCAGGGAGAAGGTGAACGGCTCCACCGTCAACGTCGGCATCCACCCCTCCAAGGTCGTCGTCACCAAGCTCAAGCTCGACAAGGACCGCAAGGCCATCCTCGACCGCAAggcgcgcggccgcgccgccgacaAGGCCAAGGGCAAGTTCAccgccgacgacgtcgccgccgccgccgggggtgccgccgccaccggcgcctcGCTCCAGGAGATCGATTAG